One segment of Gaiella occulta DNA contains the following:
- a CDS encoding PadR family transcriptional regulator, which yields MRGAIELHILHHAGETGVHGAWLSDELARHGYRISPGTLYPTLHRLEREGLLRSERTVVAGRTRRVYRSTRDGERALEEGKRALRELADEVL from the coding sequence CTGCGCGGCGCCATCGAGCTGCACATCCTCCATCACGCCGGCGAAACCGGTGTGCATGGAGCCTGGCTCAGCGACGAGCTCGCCCGCCATGGCTACCGGATCAGCCCAGGGACGCTGTATCCGACCCTGCACCGACTGGAGCGCGAAGGACTGCTCCGCTCCGAGCGCACGGTCGTCGCGGGCCGCACCCGCCGCGTCTACCGCTCCACCCGGGACGGCGAGCGAGCCCTCGAAGAGGGCAAGCGCGCGCTTCGCGAGCTCGCCGACGAGGTTCTCTAG